CGCCCCCTCCCCGACTTCCTGCAGCCGGTGGCCGAGCGCTCGAGCGCGCTGCGCGCGAGCGGCAAGCACTGAGCGCGCTCCCCATGGGCTTCCTCTCCTCCGTCACCGGCTTCGGCGCCCGCGACCTCGCGGTGGACCTGGGCACCGCCAACACGCTCGTCTACGTGCGCGGGCAGGGGATCGTGGTGTCCGAACCGTCGGTGGTGGCCATCGACCAGGCCACCGGCGCGGTGCACGCGGTGGGCGACGAGGCCCAGCGGATGATCGGACGCACGCCCGCGAACATCTCCGCCATCCGCCCGCTGCGCCACGGCGTGATCGCCGACTTCGAGGTCACCGAGCAGATGCTGCGCTACTTCATCCGGCGCGTGGACCAGCGCCGCATGGCCCACCCGCGCATGGTCATGTGCGCGCCGTCTGGCATCACCGAGGTGGAGAAGCGCGCGGTGACCGAGGCGGCGCTGGCGGCGGGCGCGCGCCAGGTGCACCTGATCGAGGAGCCGCTGGCCGCCGCCATCGGCGCGGGCATGCCGATCGCGGAGCCCATCGGCAACATGGTCGTGGACGTGGGCGGCGGCACGACCGAGGTGGCGGTCATCTCGCTGGGCGGCATCGTCGTGTCGGCCTCGATTCCGGTGGGCGGCTACGAGCTCGACGACGCCATAATCGGCCACGTCCGCAACGTGCACGGCATCGCCATCGGCCAGCCCTCGGCCGAGGCGGTCAAGTTCGAGATCGGGTCGGCCGGCCCGACCGGCGACGAGCTGACCACCGAGATACGCGGCCGCCATGTGATGTCGGGGCTGCCCAAGAGCGTCGTGCTCACCGACCAGGAGATCCGGGTGGCGCTCACCGATCCCGTCCAGGCGATCATCGATGCCATCAAGGACACGCTCGAGCGCACGCCGCCCGAGCTGGCCTCCGACATCGCCGAGCGCGGCATCCTGCTGGCCGGCGGCGGCTCGCTGCTGCAGGGCTTTGCGCAGCGCGTGACCGACGACACGCGCATGGACGCCGTGCTGGCCGAGTCTCCGCTCACGTGCGTCGTGCTCGGCTCCGGGCGCTCGCTCGAGGGCTTCGATGCCCTCGAGGCCAACGGCGGCTCACGCCGGCGCGCCCGGGTGCACCGCTAGGCCACGTGGACGTCGCCGCCGGGGCGCGGGCGCTGCTGGAGGCGAACTGGCGCGAGGGGCGCTACCGGGCCATCGATTACGCGTTCGGCGTGCCGAGCCCGCGCAGCTATCCGTGGCAGTGGTACTGGGACTCCTGCTTCCACGCGATCGTCCGCAGCCGCTTCGACCGCGCGGGCGCGCGGCGCGAGCTCGAGACGCTGCTCGCCGCGTCCGAGGGCGGCTTCATCGGCCACACGATCCTGTGGGGGCGGCCACTCGACCTCGGGCGGTCGCTGCGCTACAACATCGCGTCGCGCGCCGACCTGATGACCCGCACGATCCAGCCGCCCGTGCTGGCCTGGGCGTGGCGGATCGCCGTGGGCGACCCGGCTCGGGAGCCCGGTCTGGTGCGCCACCACGACTGGCTGCGCTCCCACCGCGACCTCGAGGGCGACGGGCTGCTGTGGCTCCTGCAGCCCGACGAGTCCGGCATGGACGCGTCGCCGAAGTTCGATCACGTGTGGGGGCGGATGGCGCAGGGGCTGCCTCTGTTCCCGCTGCTGATCGCGCGCAACCGGCGCCTCGGCTTCGATCTTCGGCGCGTGGCCGCGGCCGGGCGGCCCGTGGTGTGCGAGGTGCTCGTCAACGTCATGTGGTCGCTGTCCGAGCAGGCGCTCGGCCGGCCGTCGGTCACGCCCGCGCTGGTGGATCGGCTCTGGCACGAGGACGCGGGGCGCTTCGCCGACGACGTGCGCGGGGCCGTGAACCCATTGGAGCCGGCGCGGCGGCCTCTCACGTGGGACACGCTGGCGCCGCTCGCGCTGCCCGACCTCCCCGAGTCCATCGGACGCCGGCTGGTGGAGGAGGTGCTGATGGCGCCGCGCTTCGCCGCTGGCGTCCCGCTCCCCGCGGTCGCGCTCGATGACCCCCTGCACTCCTCGCGCGAGACCTGGTGGGGCCGCCACCGCCACTGGCGCGGCCCGAGCTGGGTGAACTCGGCCTGGCTGGTGTCGCTGGGCCTGCGCCGGCTGGGCTACGGCGAGGTGGCTGACCGGATGGCGCAGCGGCTCGCGGAGGCGGTCGCGGCCGAGGGCTTTCGCGAGTACTACGAGGCCCGCCACGGCCACGGCATGGGCGCGCGCGACTTCGGCTGGTCCACGCTGCTGTGGGAGCTGGTGGAGCCACGCCCGCTGCCGCTGTAGGGGGGCGAGTTTGGGCAACGTCCGAGATTAGGGGTCGATATGCGACCCCAATCCTCGAATGTCCACCGGGCGATCGCCCGGATCGCCGGCCGGGCGAAGGGAGTGGTGACCCGGAGCGAGCTCATGGAGGCCGGCCTGAGCGCCGGCCAGGTCAAGCGGCGCGTGCGCAGCGGCCTGCTGATCCCGGAGTTCCCCGGGGTCTACCGCGTGGGGCATGCCGCGGCCAGCACCGAGGCGAAGTACATGGCGGCGGTCAAGGCCTGCGGCGAGGGCGCCGCGCTCAGCGGGCTGGCGGCGGCGCACCGCATGGGACTGATCAAGGGACGTCCGCCCGCGCCTGAGGTCGCCGCACCGGCGCGGCGTGAGATCCGGGGCATCCTGACGCACGAGTCGAGCCGGATCGAGCGCTGGACTTTCGACGGCATCCCCACGACCACCGTCGCAAGAACGCTGGTCGACCTCGCCGGTCGGCTCACAGAGGAGGAGCTGACCCTCGCCTGCCACAGGGCGCAGGCGAATTACGGCACCACCCCCCGGCAGGTGGAACAAGTCCTCCAGCACCGCCCCACGACCAGAGGGGCCAACAAGCTGAGACGAGCCATCCGAGGAGAAACCCACGTCTCCCTAAGTGCCCTGGAACGGAAGTTCCTGAGAAGGCTCGGCGAGGCAAACCTCCCGCTCCCCGACGAAACCAACCAATACGCCGGCACCAAACGAGTCGACTGCCGCTGGCGAAAGCAGAAGCTGACAGTCGAGCTCGACTCCTACACCTTCCACAACACCCGCCACGCCTTCGAGCAGGACCGCAGGCGCGAACGCGAGGCCTACGCCAGAGGCGACGACTTCCGCCGCTACACCTGGGGCGACGTCTTCGAAGACGCCGCCCCGATGCTCAAGGAACTGGCAGGCCTGCTTTGACCTACGCCGCCGCCGGCCTGTACACCGACACCACCGCTGCGCCGCCCAGGCCGATGTTGTGCTGGAGGCCGACCTTGGCGCCCTCCACCTGCCGCTTGTCCGCCTGGCCGCGGACCTGCCAGGTGAGCTCGGAGCACTGCGCGAGGCCGGTGGCGCCGAGCGGGTGGCCCTTGGAGATGAGGCCGCCGGAGGGGTTCACGACCCACTTGCCGCCATAGGTGGTGGCCTCGTCCTCGACGAGCTTGTGGCCCTCGCCCTCGTCGGCGAGGCCCAGCGCCTCGTAGGTGATGAGCTCGTTGGCGGAGAAGCAGTCGTGCAGCTCGATCACGTCCACGTCGTCGATCGATACCTCGGCCTCCTCCATGGCCTGCTCGGCCGCCTTCTTCGACATGTCGAAGCCGACGATCTTGATCGAGCTCTTCTCCTCGAAGGTGGACTGCATGTCCGTGACCATGGACT
The sequence above is drawn from the Thermoleophilaceae bacterium genome and encodes:
- a CDS encoding rod shape-determining protein; the encoded protein is MGFLSSVTGFGARDLAVDLGTANTLVYVRGQGIVVSEPSVVAIDQATGAVHAVGDEAQRMIGRTPANISAIRPLRHGVIADFEVTEQMLRYFIRRVDQRRMAHPRMVMCAPSGITEVEKRAVTEAALAAGARQVHLIEEPLAAAIGAGMPIAEPIGNMVVDVGGGTTEVAVISLGGIVVSASIPVGGYELDDAIIGHVRNVHGIAIGQPSAEAVKFEIGSAGPTGDELTTEIRGRHVMSGLPKSVVLTDQEIRVALTDPVQAIIDAIKDTLERTPPELASDIAERGILLAGGGSLLQGFAQRVTDDTRMDAVLAESPLTCVVLGSGRSLEGFDALEANGGSRRRARVHR
- a CDS encoding type IV toxin-antitoxin system AbiEi family antitoxin domain-containing protein, which translates into the protein MRPQSSNVHRAIARIAGRAKGVVTRSELMEAGLSAGQVKRRVRSGLLIPEFPGVYRVGHAAASTEAKYMAAVKACGEGAALSGLAAAHRMGLIKGRPPAPEVAAPARREIRGILTHESSRIERWTFDGIPTTTVARTLVDLAGRLTEEELTLACHRAQANYGTTPRQVEQVLQHRPTTRGANKLRRAIRGETHVSLSALERKFLRRLGEANLPLPDETNQYAGTKRVDCRWRKQKLTVELDSYTFHNTRHAFEQDRRREREAYARGDDFRRYTWGDVFEDAAPMLKELAGLL